From Methanobacterium congolense, one genomic window encodes:
- a CDS encoding fumarylacetoacetate hydrolase family protein — protein MKLLRFKADGVEKTGLLNDDEITKINCSMLEALNASDIHEFKTENSYSLGDVDVLPPVSPSKVVCVGLNYRDHAKELDMKLPEEPVIFIKPSTAVTGHLNDVIYPPSSTQVDYEAELGIVIKKECHNVNKDDASDFIGGYTILNDVTARDKQRKDIQWTRAKSFDTFAPIGPCIETELDPMDQRISLKLNSAVKQDSNTKNMIFNVYELAEFISHVMTLKPGDVIGTGTAPGVGPMQIGDTVEVEVEGIGVLKNFIKSI, from the coding sequence ATGAAACTACTACGATTCAAAGCAGATGGTGTTGAAAAAACAGGGCTCTTAAATGATGATGAGATAACCAAAATCAACTGTTCTATGCTTGAGGCCCTCAATGCTTCAGATATCCACGAATTTAAGACAGAAAATTCTTACAGTCTGGGTGATGTGGATGTGCTGCCACCAGTATCCCCCTCAAAGGTTGTCTGCGTTGGACTGAACTACAGGGACCATGCAAAGGAGCTGGACATGAAACTTCCAGAGGAACCCGTTATATTCATAAAACCCTCAACTGCAGTTACTGGACATCTTAATGATGTTATATACCCCCCATCTTCAACACAGGTTGATTATGAGGCAGAACTGGGGATAGTCATCAAAAAAGAATGTCATAATGTCAACAAAGATGATGCATCTGATTTTATAGGTGGCTACACCATCTTGAATGATGTGACTGCACGTGACAAACAGCGTAAGGATATTCAGTGGACCCGTGCTAAAAGCTTCGATACGTTCGCACCAATAGGTCCCTGCATCGAAACTGAGCTTGATCCAATGGATCAACGCATATCCTTAAAACTCAACAGTGCCGTGAAGCAGGATTCCAACACCAAAAACATGATATTCAATGTTTATGAGCTCGCTGAATTCATATCCCATGTTATGACCCTCAAACCCGGTGACGTCATTGGTACAGGAACCGCTCCAGGTGTGGGGCCAATGCAAATAGGAGACACCGTTGAGGTTGAGGTTGAAGGCATTGGAGTACTTAAAAACTTCATTAAATCAATTTAA
- a CDS encoding heavy metal translocating P-type ATPase: MDKKTKKKANIKISGMSCASCALNVEKSLEKMEGVNEAHVNLGTEEATVEYDSEKLGLNQLEDAVEDAGYGVVNEKVTIKVGGMSCAMCVKAIEDVMGKLDGVSSVNVNLASEKAYVTYNPRMVTVADMRDAINDLGYQYLGIEGEETEDLEEKLRLEDLNGKRNRIIVGFGFSIPLMVLMYSNIMLPIPMSEFMLIVSIVPFIYVSYPIFKAAYRALRNRNLDMDVMYSMGIGVAFVSSVLGTFSIVLTPEFMFYETALMLAAFLMMGRWLETRAKGNTSTAIKKLIGMQPKTATIIRKGSEVQIPIEDVEVKDTVVVKPGERIPADGEVVEGESYVDESAITGEPLPVFKKDGSKVVGGTINKNGVLKFKALKIGRDTVLSQIIKLVETAQGSKPPVQRIADRAVTYFIPTVLTTAVVAFVVWYVLLGSTLLFGLTVLISILVVACPCALGLATPTAVTVGIGRGAELGILVKNGESLEVSEKLTTILFDKTGTLTKGKPEVTDVLGIGVDEDSILQFAASVENNSEHPLGDAVVKKARERGRDIFKTKEFDSFGGKGVKAIVDDEGHSKTVFVGNRALFKEQKIPLDKKIEAEILKIENNGKTAVLIGINSEMEGIIGIADTLKEGTVAAIGELKRMGLKVAMITGDNQRTADAIAKQVGIDVVIAEVLPQDKAVQVKSLQDEGEVVGFVGDGINDAPALAQADVGIAIGSGTDVAIESGDIVLIKDDLQDSVAGLQLSRKVMGRIKLNLFWAFAYNVVLIPVAAGALYPAFGITFRPEYAGLAMALSSVTVVSLSLLLKGYVPPVKSLKKS; the protein is encoded by the coding sequence ATGGATAAAAAAACTAAAAAAAAGGCAAATATTAAGATATCAGGAATGAGTTGTGCTTCCTGCGCCCTGAACGTTGAAAAATCCCTTGAAAAAATGGAAGGAGTTAATGAGGCCCATGTTAACCTCGGTACGGAGGAAGCCACAGTTGAGTACGACTCTGAAAAGCTCGGGCTCAACCAGCTTGAGGACGCAGTTGAGGACGCAGGTTATGGTGTTGTCAACGAGAAGGTGACCATCAAGGTTGGTGGTATGAGCTGTGCAATGTGTGTCAAGGCAATAGAGGACGTTATGGGCAAACTGGATGGTGTTAGCAGTGTAAACGTTAACCTTGCATCTGAAAAGGCCTACGTTACCTACAACCCCAGAATGGTAACGGTTGCAGATATGAGGGATGCAATAAATGACCTGGGCTACCAGTACCTTGGGATTGAAGGGGAAGAAACAGAGGACCTGGAGGAAAAATTACGATTAGAGGATCTTAATGGTAAAAGAAACCGGATAATTGTTGGTTTCGGATTTTCCATTCCACTCATGGTGCTCATGTACTCAAACATCATGCTTCCAATTCCAATGTCGGAGTTCATGCTCATTGTTTCAATAGTTCCATTCATCTACGTGAGCTATCCAATATTCAAAGCCGCTTACAGGGCCCTTCGTAACAGGAATCTGGACATGGACGTTATGTACTCCATGGGTATAGGTGTTGCATTCGTCTCAAGCGTCCTTGGAACCTTCAGCATAGTTCTAACACCAGAATTCATGTTCTATGAAACTGCCTTAATGCTTGCTGCATTTCTAATGATGGGCAGGTGGCTTGAAACCCGTGCAAAGGGCAACACATCAACTGCCATTAAAAAACTCATTGGAATGCAGCCAAAAACAGCCACCATCATCAGGAAAGGATCAGAGGTTCAGATACCCATAGAAGATGTTGAGGTGAAAGATACCGTGGTTGTAAAACCCGGCGAAAGGATCCCTGCAGACGGTGAGGTTGTTGAGGGTGAAAGTTATGTTGATGAATCTGCAATAACAGGAGAACCATTGCCTGTATTTAAAAAGGACGGTTCAAAGGTTGTTGGTGGAACCATCAACAAAAACGGGGTTTTGAAGTTCAAAGCCCTGAAGATCGGAAGGGACACCGTACTCTCACAGATAATAAAACTCGTTGAAACTGCCCAGGGTTCAAAACCCCCTGTGCAGAGGATAGCAGACCGTGCTGTGACCTACTTCATACCAACTGTTTTAACCACCGCAGTTGTTGCTTTCGTTGTATGGTACGTTTTACTGGGAAGCACACTGCTCTTTGGACTCACAGTCCTCATATCCATCCTTGTTGTGGCATGTCCATGCGCTCTGGGTCTTGCAACACCAACGGCAGTTACAGTTGGTATTGGAAGGGGAGCTGAACTTGGAATACTCGTTAAAAATGGTGAATCCCTTGAAGTATCAGAAAAACTCACAACCATACTCTTCGATAAAACAGGAACACTCACCAAGGGCAAACCTGAGGTTACAGATGTTTTAGGAATTGGTGTGGATGAAGATTCCATTTTACAGTTCGCTGCAAGCGTTGAAAACAACTCTGAACATCCACTTGGAGATGCTGTTGTTAAAAAGGCCCGTGAAAGGGGGAGGGACATCTTTAAAACCAAGGAATTTGATAGTTTCGGTGGAAAGGGTGTTAAAGCTATTGTTGATGATGAGGGACATAGTAAAACTGTTTTTGTTGGAAACAGGGCACTTTTCAAGGAACAGAAAATTCCACTGGACAAGAAGATCGAAGCTGAAATCCTTAAAATTGAGAACAATGGAAAAACCGCAGTTTTGATTGGTATCAACAGTGAAATGGAAGGCATAATTGGTATCGCAGACACCCTCAAGGAGGGTACTGTGGCTGCCATAGGGGAGCTCAAAAGGATGGGCCTTAAGGTGGCAATGATAACAGGGGACAACCAGAGAACTGCAGATGCCATTGCAAAACAGGTTGGAATTGATGTTGTTATTGCAGAAGTCCTTCCACAGGACAAGGCAGTCCAGGTCAAGTCACTGCAGGATGAGGGAGAAGTTGTTGGATTTGTAGGGGACGGAATAAACGATGCACCTGCCCTTGCCCAGGCAGACGTTGGAATTGCCATTGGAAGTGGAACCGATGTTGCAATAGAAAGTGGGGACATAGTTCTTATCAAGGATGACCTCCAGGATTCTGTTGCAGGGTTACAGCTTTCAAGGAAGGTTATGGGCCGGATAAAGCTGAATTTATTCTGGGCCTTTGCCTACAACGTTGTTCTGATACCGGTGGCTGCAGGGGCACTTTACCCTGCATTCGGTATAACCTTTAGGCCGGAGTATGCAGGACTTGCAATGGCATTAAGCTCTGTTACGGTTGTTAGCCTTTCATTACTGCTTAAAGGATACGTTCCTCCGGTTAAAAGCCTTAAAAAATCATGA
- the hisG gene encoding ATP phosphoribosyltransferase, translating to MQIRIALPSKGRISDPSVQLLGKAGIGVKDTANRKLFSETYDKEISVMFTRAADIPEFVADGAADLGITGMDLIEENEADVEILEDLNFGSAKLVLAVPEDSPINNISDIKDGSVVATEFPHLTEKFLKKMGIDAKIVELSGSTEIAPFIGVADIISDLTSTGTTLKMNHLKIIGTIIESSIKLIANKKSFKEKNEKVEAIRTGIKGVLDAEGKKLVMMNVAEEYLEDVKMAMPGLTGPTVSNVLSKKGIMAVHAVVDEKDVFNLVNKLKKIGARDILVVPIERII from the coding sequence ATGCAAATAAGAATAGCTCTACCGTCAAAAGGGAGAATCAGTGACCCTTCTGTCCAGCTTCTGGGCAAGGCAGGTATTGGTGTGAAGGACACTGCCAACAGAAAGCTTTTTTCAGAGACCTACGATAAGGAGATAAGTGTCATGTTCACAAGGGCCGCAGATATCCCTGAATTTGTTGCTGATGGTGCTGCAGACCTTGGAATAACAGGCATGGACCTCATAGAGGAGAACGAAGCAGATGTGGAGATACTGGAGGATCTGAACTTTGGAAGTGCCAAACTCGTGCTTGCAGTTCCAGAAGACTCTCCAATTAACAACATATCCGATATAAAGGATGGATCAGTTGTTGCAACCGAATTTCCACATTTAACAGAGAAATTCCTCAAAAAAATGGGGATCGATGCCAAGATCGTGGAGTTAAGCGGTTCAACTGAAATTGCACCTTTCATAGGTGTTGCAGACATCATATCCGACCTCACAAGTACAGGTACAACCCTTAAAATGAACCACCTCAAGATAATAGGGACCATAATCGAAAGCTCCATAAAGCTCATCGCCAATAAAAAGAGTTTCAAGGAAAAGAATGAGAAGGTAGAAGCAATAAGAACAGGAATAAAGGGCGTTCTGGACGCTGAGGGTAAGAAACTGGTTATGATGAACGTTGCAGAGGAATACCTTGAAGACGTGAAAATGGCCATGCCAGGACTCACAGGCCCAACAGTATCCAACGTACTATCAAAAAAGGGAATTATGGCTGTTCATGCAGTTGTGGATGAGAAAGATGTTTTCAACCTCGTGAACAAATTAAAGAAGATAGGTGCGCGGGACATACTGGTTGTGCCAATAGAGAGGATCATCTAA
- a CDS encoding amidohydrolase family protein, with the protein METKTILIKNAIIIGDEIKKGSLITENDKISEIDYSNSSLNHADEVIDAEGKVLSPGLVNTHTHLSMSLMRGLADDMPLDTWLNDHIWPVEANLDGEHCYAGAMLACAEMIRSGTTCFNDMYFFMDHVADAADKAGIRGTLSHGMIDLGDEEKRKAEFKETQRIIDKCHETADGRIKVAFGPHSPYTCSRELLEGVRKEADKQGLRIHIHVSETQKEVEDVMEASGKRPFEYLDEIGLLGSDVLAAHAVWLDEDEMDIIKERGVALSHNPASNMKLASGVSPVSKLLEKGICMSLGTDGAASNNNLDLLEEMKLAALLQKVTTLDPTAMPAQKVFDMATRGGAAALGLEDEIGTIEVGKKADLILVDMKSSSLTPLRNPISHLVYSANGADVDTVICNGEMLMKNRELLTINEVEVISRAEEASEDLLSKL; encoded by the coding sequence GTGGAAACAAAAACCATTCTCATAAAAAATGCCATAATAATTGGTGATGAAATAAAAAAAGGTTCATTGATCACAGAAAATGATAAAATATCCGAGATAGACTATTCAAATTCCTCTTTAAACCATGCTGATGAAGTGATAGATGCTGAGGGAAAGGTTCTATCGCCTGGACTTGTCAACACCCACACACACCTCTCAATGTCCCTAATGAGGGGTCTTGCAGATGACATGCCCCTTGACACCTGGTTGAACGACCATATATGGCCTGTTGAGGCCAACCTTGATGGTGAACATTGCTATGCAGGTGCTATGCTGGCCTGTGCAGAGATGATACGATCCGGAACGACCTGCTTCAACGACATGTACTTCTTCATGGACCATGTTGCAGATGCCGCTGATAAGGCAGGGATAAGAGGAACCCTTTCCCATGGGATGATAGACCTTGGAGATGAAGAGAAGAGGAAGGCAGAATTTAAAGAAACCCAGAGAATCATAGATAAATGCCATGAAACTGCAGATGGCAGGATAAAAGTAGCATTCGGACCTCACTCTCCCTACACCTGCTCAAGGGAACTTCTTGAGGGAGTTAGGAAGGAGGCAGATAAACAGGGCCTCAGGATCCATATCCATGTCTCTGAAACCCAGAAAGAGGTTGAAGATGTTATGGAGGCCAGTGGGAAAAGGCCATTCGAGTACCTGGACGAAATCGGACTTCTGGGATCTGATGTCCTTGCAGCCCACGCAGTCTGGCTTGACGAGGATGAGATGGACATCATAAAGGAGAGAGGTGTTGCGCTGTCCCACAACCCTGCAAGCAACATGAAACTGGCATCAGGAGTTTCGCCTGTGTCAAAACTCCTAGAAAAAGGAATCTGCATGTCCCTTGGAACTGATGGAGCTGCATCCAACAACAACCTGGACCTCCTCGAGGAGATGAAACTTGCAGCCCTACTCCAAAAGGTCACAACCCTTGATCCAACTGCAATGCCCGCTCAAAAGGTTTTTGATATGGCAACACGCGGAGGTGCAGCTGCACTTGGACTTGAAGATGAAATTGGAACCATAGAGGTTGGAAAAAAGGCAGATCTCATTTTAGTGGATATGAAATCCTCAAGTCTGACCCCACTGAGAAATCCAATTTCCCACCTTGTTTACTCTGCAAACGGGGCAGATGTTGACACAGTCATCTGCAACGGGGAGATGCTAATGAAGAACAGGGAACTTCTCACCATAAATGAGGTGGAAGTGATCTCAAGGGCTGAGGAAGCATCAGAGGATCTTTTGTCGAAACTGTGA
- a CDS encoding HAD family hydrolase — MDHPKNLILFDIDKTLLVGSHYHYMAMKHAVLDVYGIKNPKSVANLQGMTDLQILCNILSQEDLDEETIRAGVHECMNRMASYFQDNLFKENLIPLAGAKNVLENLKMIGIPTGLVTGNMEPIAWLKLGKVGLREYFKFGGFGNEAAQRSVVVKLALQRADDIYGAFDRKNVFVVGDTPRDILSGQKSCVRTVGVATGDFAVDELEAAGADFVLENLEDIQGILKIASESGIDVNPDSYPVQH; from the coding sequence ATGGATCATCCAAAAAATCTAATACTATTCGACATAGATAAAACGCTGCTTGTAGGTTCTCATTACCATTACATGGCAATGAAACATGCAGTACTTGACGTTTACGGAATAAAAAACCCAAAATCAGTTGCAAACCTCCAGGGAATGACGGACCTTCAGATACTTTGCAACATACTTTCACAGGAAGATCTGGACGAAGAAACAATAAGAGCAGGTGTCCATGAATGTATGAATCGAATGGCCTCCTACTTCCAGGACAACCTCTTCAAAGAGAATCTCATACCTCTGGCAGGAGCAAAAAATGTCCTTGAAAATCTTAAAATGATTGGTATACCAACAGGACTCGTTACAGGTAACATGGAACCCATAGCATGGCTTAAACTGGGTAAGGTGGGTCTCAGGGAATACTTCAAATTCGGTGGTTTCGGTAACGAAGCTGCTCAGAGGAGTGTGGTTGTAAAACTGGCCCTTCAACGTGCTGATGATATTTATGGAGCTTTTGACAGAAAAAACGTGTTCGTTGTTGGTGATACACCACGGGACATACTTTCAGGTCAGAAGTCTTGTGTTAGAACAGTTGGGGTGGCAACTGGCGATTTTGCTGTGGATGAACTGGAGGCTGCAGGTGCAGATTTTGTCCTTGAAAACCTTGAAGACATCCAAGGAATCTTGAAGATAGCTTCAGAAAGCGGAATAGATGTGAATCCAGATTCATATCCAGTACAGCATTAA
- the ftsA gene encoding coenzyme F390 synthetase, whose translation MAQYFREKMETMPRDELDSLVDERIRYTVKYAYENSPFYRKWFDENHVNPQDVREHEDLRELPIISGKTVRENQPPETEAFKFKSTDWKDVFTIHETSGTSGTPKSFFLTWDDWNRYAEKYARAFVSQNFTSGDRVVVCASYGMNVGANTMTLAAQKIGMTIIPEGKCTFPVRIMKNYEPTGIVASVFKLLRLASRMEAEGIDPQESSIKRLIAGGESFSEESRAYVEEVWDVPVYNTYGSTEGTMCGECSEKAGLHVPEDLVHLDVYDPQLENFVDDGECGRIVLTTLLPPGAKTGNLLLNYDTDDTTVVVTREKCDCGRTHMRILNPQREAETVWVMGSPFNRVDVEQGVFQRDNMDHLTGEYEAFIYGDEEEVTMRVSMECRDPASCDRDMIQDRFLKSFLKYKPALHEAHADGSFNIIFNFTSQEGLEFYNVRGRPKRLVDRR comes from the coding sequence ATGGCCCAATATTTCCGAGAGAAGATGGAAACCATGCCAAGGGATGAACTGGATTCCCTTGTGGATGAAAGGATACGCTACACAGTTAAATATGCCTATGAAAACTCTCCCTTCTACAGGAAGTGGTTCGATGAAAACCATGTGAATCCACAGGATGTGAGGGAGCACGAGGATTTAAGGGAACTACCCATAATATCTGGTAAAACCGTCAGGGAGAATCAACCCCCTGAAACAGAGGCATTCAAATTTAAATCCACTGACTGGAAGGATGTATTCACCATCCACGAGACCAGTGGAACCAGTGGAACACCAAAATCTTTTTTCCTAACGTGGGATGACTGGAACCGCTACGCAGAGAAATACGCCCGTGCATTTGTCTCACAGAACTTCACATCTGGAGACAGGGTTGTTGTATGTGCATCCTATGGAATGAATGTAGGTGCCAACACCATGACCCTTGCAGCCCAGAAGATAGGTATGACCATAATACCTGAGGGAAAATGCACCTTTCCAGTGCGCATAATGAAGAACTATGAGCCCACAGGAATAGTTGCCAGTGTGTTCAAGCTCCTGAGACTCGCAAGTCGAATGGAAGCAGAAGGCATAGATCCACAAGAATCAAGTATAAAAAGACTTATAGCTGGTGGTGAAAGCTTTTCAGAAGAGTCGCGTGCCTATGTTGAGGAAGTATGGGACGTCCCTGTCTACAACACCTACGGCAGTACAGAGGGGACCATGTGTGGTGAGTGCAGTGAAAAGGCAGGTCTCCATGTGCCTGAAGACCTTGTGCACCTGGACGTCTATGATCCACAGCTTGAAAACTTCGTTGATGATGGGGAGTGTGGTAGAATCGTACTCACAACCCTCTTGCCTCCTGGAGCAAAAACTGGAAACCTTCTTTTGAACTACGACACAGATGACACAACCGTGGTTGTGACCAGAGAGAAATGTGACTGTGGCAGGACGCACATGCGTATTTTGAACCCGCAGAGAGAAGCTGAAACAGTCTGGGTCATGGGTTCACCATTCAACAGGGTTGATGTGGAGCAGGGAGTCTTCCAGAGGGACAACATGGATCACCTGACAGGGGAGTACGAGGCCTTCATCTACGGGGATGAGGAGGAGGTCACCATGAGGGTGAGTATGGAGTGCAGGGACCCTGCAAGCTGCGACAGGGACATGATCCAGGACAGATTCCTGAAATCCTTCCTCAAATACAAGCCTGCCCTACATGAGGCACATGCCGATGGAAGCTTCAACATCATCTTCAACTTCACGTCACAGGAAGGCCTTGAATTTTACAATGTAAGGGGAAGACCTAAACGTTTGGTTGACCGTCGCTGA
- the truD gene encoding tRNA pseudouridine(13) synthase TruD, translating into MLNAETYVTTGKGIGGRIRTKYEDFYVEEIPESFPSGTGPNTWLFIDKIGRNTLDVVLDIARELHINRKRTGFAGMKDKAAHTRQWLCVSNVEPEELQNLEEKLRGVKILKVIPNEKKLRIGQLVGNKFRILIRETEDPDADAQTSSEILSELSLKGVPNYYGWQRFGKNRPNTHKVGMALVHNDIKGAVDAYIGNPYPEEAEHIKVPRALYDEGKFQEAYESMPAGMRYEKMMLRELMKQGRKRGEFDEKAYKIALESLPKPLKRMFVHAYQSYLFNKAVSERSKLGIDRYVEGDIIIDNEEHIVHEIDPKTIDDDIKEFRVHPTAPLYGTKVPLAGGELGEMEENVLQDEGITREDFECPKTPRLGSHGLRRAMRFKIWDTSATATPEGVLVEFSIPKGCYATAVLREIMKEDVY; encoded by the coding sequence ATGCTCAACGCTGAAACTTACGTCACAACTGGAAAAGGAATTGGTGGAAGGATAAGAACAAAATACGAGGATTTTTACGTTGAAGAAATACCTGAAAGCTTTCCAAGCGGTACAGGACCAAACACATGGTTATTCATAGACAAGATCGGCAGAAACACCCTGGATGTTGTTCTGGACATTGCAAGGGAGCTTCACATCAACCGTAAGAGAACAGGGTTTGCAGGTATGAAGGATAAAGCAGCCCATACAAGGCAGTGGCTCTGTGTGAGCAACGTGGAACCTGAAGAACTCCAGAACCTTGAAGAAAAACTCAGGGGAGTTAAGATACTTAAGGTAATTCCAAACGAGAAGAAGTTAAGGATAGGACAGCTTGTTGGAAACAAGTTCAGAATTCTCATCAGGGAAACAGAGGATCCAGATGCAGATGCCCAGACATCAAGTGAAATACTATCAGAGCTCAGCCTTAAGGGTGTTCCAAATTACTACGGCTGGCAGAGGTTTGGTAAAAACCGTCCCAACACTCACAAGGTTGGAATGGCCCTGGTGCACAACGACATCAAGGGCGCTGTGGATGCTTACATAGGAAACCCCTACCCTGAGGAGGCCGAGCATATCAAAGTTCCAAGGGCACTTTACGATGAGGGAAAGTTCCAGGAGGCCTACGAGAGCATGCCTGCAGGTATGAGGTACGAAAAGATGATGCTCAGGGAGCTCATGAAACAGGGAAGGAAAAGGGGAGAGTTTGATGAAAAGGCCTATAAAATAGCACTTGAAAGTCTTCCAAAACCTCTTAAAAGAATGTTCGTACATGCATATCAATCATACCTCTTCAACAAGGCGGTGAGTGAAAGGTCAAAACTTGGGATCGATCGATACGTTGAAGGAGACATAATAATAGACAACGAGGAACATATAGTTCATGAAATTGATCCAAAAACCATAGATGATGATATAAAGGAGTTCAGGGTTCATCCAACCGCTCCCCTCTACGGTACCAAGGTGCCCCTGGCAGGTGGCGAACTGGGTGAGATGGAAGAGAATGTGCTTCAGGATGAGGGAATAACCCGGGAAGATTTTGAATGCCCGAAAACGCCCCGACTTGGAAGTCATGGACTGCGCAGGGCAATGAGATTCAAAATATGGGACACTTCAGCAACTGCAACTCCAGAAGGGGTTCTTGTGGAGTTTTCCATACCTAAGGGATGTTACGCAACTGCAGTGTTGCGGGAAATTATGAAAGAGGATGTTTACTGA
- a CDS encoding YHS domain-containing protein, producing MAVDPICKMDVDEKTAKWVSEYKGKKYYFCAPGCKKTFDEEPEKYAEE from the coding sequence ATGGCAGTGGATCCCATATGTAAAATGGATGTGGATGAAAAAACAGCTAAATGGGTGAGTGAATACAAAGGCAAGAAGTACTACTTCTGCGCCCCTGGTTGCAAGAAAACCTTCGATGAAGAACCTGAAAAATATGCAGAAGAGTAA
- a CDS encoding AAA family ATPase, whose protein sequence is MNPFRKRTGIFPSYFTGRADELNQLREIYESTKEGAAGHIIIYGPKGIGKTCLLIKFEKELNDIDEVYPVRIPLVEGNFDDIYSLIIDKCADALGISEGHFWDNINSLGVSLPGIGFNVSRERPATSPSIALEKILKSIYKELEGDNPVLILLFDDLQRIISDTGPHKVLSILQNALQELNLKEMNIMFVATGAHDIFSQIQDHLDSAVRIFEPYELKSLSLNELRDAIVIPSQEEGVEFTEEVINLIYELSEGIPYYMQVMAYNCFSDAAGGKVGIKEFKKSFPRSLSLLAQREFRGMHEKATNEERKILGLMAESDKEFLSYKEIKTGLNLTSEPSYWLKAMLEKNLIVKPFRGKYKLRDRIFKEYLRTL, encoded by the coding sequence ATGAATCCATTTAGAAAGAGAACGGGGATATTTCCTTCATATTTTACAGGTAGGGCAGATGAATTAAATCAATTAAGGGAAATTTACGAATCTACAAAGGAAGGTGCCGCAGGACATATAATCATTTATGGTCCTAAGGGAATTGGAAAAACATGTTTACTAATAAAATTTGAAAAAGAATTGAATGACATTGATGAGGTTTATCCTGTACGTATCCCTCTTGTAGAAGGTAATTTTGATGATATTTATAGTTTAATTATAGATAAATGTGCTGATGCTCTTGGAATCAGTGAAGGACATTTTTGGGATAATATTAATTCGTTAGGTGTTAGTCTTCCAGGAATAGGATTTAATGTATCACGAGAAAGGCCTGCTACAAGTCCTTCTATAGCCCTCGAAAAAATATTAAAATCTATTTATAAAGAACTTGAGGGTGATAACCCGGTATTGATCCTTTTATTTGATGATCTCCAAAGGATAATCTCAGATACGGGCCCCCATAAGGTTTTAAGTATCTTACAAAATGCTTTACAGGAACTTAATTTAAAAGAAATGAACATCATGTTCGTTGCAACAGGTGCACATGACATATTCTCACAAATCCAGGATCATTTGGACTCTGCTGTGAGAATATTTGAACCGTACGAACTTAAATCATTGTCTTTAAACGAATTAAGGGATGCTATAGTTATACCTAGCCAAGAAGAAGGAGTTGAATTCACTGAGGAAGTTATAAATTTAATATATGAACTATCTGAAGGAATTCCCTATTACATGCAAGTTATGGCATATAACTGTTTTTCGGATGCTGCTGGTGGTAAAGTTGGAATTAAGGAATTTAAAAAGTCATTTCCACGATCTTTAAGCTTGCTTGCTCAAAGAGAATTCAGAGGAATGCATGAAAAAGCTACGAACGAAGAAAGGAAGATATTGGGCTTAATGGCTGAAAGCGATAAAGAGTTTTTATCATATAAAGAGATTAAAACGGGTTTAAATTTAACTTCAGAGCCTTCATATTGGTTAAAAGCGATGTTAGAAAAGAATTTAATTGTTAAACCATTTAGAGGAAAATATAAACTCAGAGATAGAATATTCAAGGAGTATTTGAGAACTTTATAA